Proteins encoded together in one Mus pahari chromosome 9, PAHARI_EIJ_v1.1, whole genome shotgun sequence window:
- the C9H19orf25 gene encoding UPF0449 protein C19orf25 homolog, giving the protein MSSKAKKRVVLPTRPAPPTVEQILEDVRGAPAQDPVFTALAPEDPPDPFPRAEDSEIQQEQIYQQSRAYVAMNERLRQVGDMLRQKFDGLRQAGQRLEQDISQVTSATS; this is encoded by the exons ATGAGCTCCAAGGCGAAGAAACGCGTGGTGCTGCCCACTCGCCCCGCACCTCCCACGGTGGAGCAGATCCTGGAGGACGTGCGAGGGGCACCTGCTCAAGATCCTGTTTTCACTGCCCTGGCCCCGGAAG ACCCCCCAGACCCATTCCCAAGGGCTGAGGACTCTGAGATCCAGCAGGAGCAGATTTACCAACAGAGCCGGGCCTATGTGGCCATGAATGAGAGGCTGCGCCAGGTTGGGGATATGCTGAGACAGAAGTTCGATGGCCTTCGGCAAGCTGGTCAGCGGCTGGAACAGGATATCAGCCAGGTGACTTCAGCCACCTCCTAG
- the Pcsk4 gene encoding LOW QUALITY PROTEIN: proprotein convertase subtilisin/kexin type 4 (The sequence of the model RefSeq protein was modified relative to this genomic sequence to represent the inferred CDS: deleted 2 bases in 1 codon) encodes MRPSQTELWLDLALTLALLAVRWALAQAPIYVSSWAVRVTKGYQEAERLARKFGFVNLGQIFPDDQYFHLRHRGVAQQSLTPHWGHHLRLKKDPKVSWFEQQTLRRRVKRSLVVPTDPWFSKQWYMNKEIQQDLNILKVWNQGLTGRGVVISILDDGIEKDHPDLWANYDPLASYDFNDYDPDPQPRYTPNDENRHGTRCAGEVSATANNGFCGAGVAFNARIGGVRMLDGAITDIVEAQSLSLQPQHIHIYSASWGPEDDGRTVDGPGLLTQEAFRRGVTKGRQGLGTLFIWASGNGGLHYDNCNCDGYTNSIHTLSVGSTTRQGRVPWYSEACASTFTTTFSSGVVTDPQIVTTDLHHQCTDKHTGTSASAPLAAGMIALALEANPLLTWRDLQHLVVRASRPAQLQAEDWRINGVGRQVSHHYGYGLLDAGLLVDLARVWLPTKPQKKCAIRVVHTPTPILPRMLVPKNVTVCSDGSRRRLIRSLEHVQVQLSLSYSRRGDLEIFLTSPMGTRSTLVAIRPLDISGQGYNNWVFMSTHYWDEDPQGLWTLGLENKGYYFNTGTLNYYTLLLYGTAEDMTARPQAPQVTSRARACVQRDTEGLCQESHSPLSILAGLCLISSQQWWWLYSHPQQPVTEGQASCHTHPVTPAAAV; translated from the exons ATGCGGCCCTCCCAGACAGAGCTGTGGCTGGATCTGGCTTTGACTTTGGCCCTCCTGGCTGTGAGGTGGGCCTTAGCCCAGGCCCCCATCTATGTCAGCAGCTGGGCAGTGCGGGTGACCAAAGGTTACCAGGAGGCTGAGCGCCTGGCCCGTAAATTTGGCTTCGTCAACCTGGGACAG ATCTTCCCTGATGATCAGTATTTCCATCTGCGGCACCGGGGTGTGGCCCAGCAGTCCCTGACTCCGCACTGGGGCCACCATCTGCGCCTGAAGAAAGATCCCAAG GTGAGCTGGTTTGAGCAGCAGACTTTGAGGCGCCGGGTGAAGCGCTCCCTGGTGGTGCCCACAGACCCCTGGTTTTCCAAGCAGTGGTACATG AACAAGGAGATACAACAAGATCTCAACATCCTAAAGGTTTGGAACCAGGGACTGACCGGCCGGGGAGTGGTGATCTCCATCTTGGACGATGGCATTGAGAAAGACCACCCGGACCTCTGGGCTAATTAT GACCCTCTGGCCAGCTATGACTTCAATGACTATGATCCCGACCCCCAGCCTCGCTACACACCCAACGACGAGAACCG ACATGGAACGCGCTGCGCTGGGGAGGTGTCTGCCACAGCTAACAATGGTTTCTGTGGTGCCGGTGTGGCCTTCAATGCCAGAATTGGAG GCGTGCGCATGTTGGATGGAGCCATCACTGACATCGTGGAGGCTCAGTCCCTCAGCCTGCAGCCGCAACACATACACATCTATAGCGCCAGCTGGGGCCCGGAGGATGATGGCCGCACGGTGGACGGACCCGGCCTCCTCACGCAGGAGGCCTTCAGGCGTGGTGTAACCAAG GGCCGCCAAGGGCTGGGCACACTGTTCATCTGGGCCTCAGGAAACGGTGGCCTCCATTACGACAACTGCAATTGTGACGGCTACACCAACAGCATCCACACTCTGTCAGTGGGCAGCACCACGCGGCAGGGCCGAGTGCCCTGGTACAGCGAGGCCTGCGCCTCCACGTTCACCACCACTTTCAGCAGCGGTGTGGTCACTGACCCACAGATC GTCACCACGGACCTGCACCATCAATGCACCGACAAGCACACGGGCACCTCGGCCTCCGCCCCGCTGGCCGCTGGCATGATCGCCTTGGCGCTGGAGGCCAA CCCGCTCCTGACCTGGAGGGACCTACAGCACCTGGTGGTCCGCGCGTCCAGGCCAGCGCAGCTGCAGGCGGAGGACTGGAGGATCAACGGCGTGGGGCGCCAAG TGAGCCACCACTATGGCTATGGTCTGCTGGACGCGGGGTTGCTGGTGGACCTAGCTCGCGTGTGGCTACCCACTAAGCCTCAGAAGAAATGTGCCATTCGGGTGGTGCACACCCCCAC CCCCATCCTGCCTCGGATGCTGGTGCCGAAGAACGTGACCGTGTGCTCCGATGGCTCGCGCCGCCGCCTCATCCGCTCGCTCGAGCACGTGCAGGTCCAGTTATCGCTCTCCTACAGCCGCCGCGGGGACCTGGAGATCTTCCTCACCAGCCCCATGGGCACGCGCTCCACGCTCGTGGCCATCAG ACCGTTGGATATCAGTGGCCAAGGCTACAACAACTGGGTCTTCATGTCCACTCACTACTGGGATGAGGACCCGCAGGGCCTGTGGACCCTGGGCCTGGAGAATAAGGGCTACTATTTTAACACAG GAACTCTGAACTACTACACCCTGCTGCTGTATGGGACGGCCGAGGACATGACAGCGCGGCCCCAGGCCCCCCAGGTGACCAgccgc gcgcgcgcgtgtgtgcagaGGGACACGGAGGGGCTGTGCCAGG AAAGTCACAGTCCCCTCTCCATCCTGGCAGGACTCTGCCTCATCTCcagccagcagtggtggtggcTCTACAGCCACCCACAGCAGCCAGTGACGGAGGGACAGGCCAGCTGTCACACACACCCCGTTACACCTGCTGCGGCAGTCTGA
- the Reep6 gene encoding receptor expression-enhancing protein 6 isoform X1, translating into MDGLRQRFERFLEQKNVATEALGALEARTGVEKRYLAAGALTLLGLYLLFGYGASLLCNVIGFVYPAYASVKAIESPSKEDDTVWLTYWVVYALFGLVEFFSDLLLFWFPFYYAGKCAFLLFCMTPGPWNGALLLYHRVIRPLFLKHHMALDSAASQLSGRALDLAAGITRDAKSSQTPVLNHK; encoded by the exons ATGGACGGTCTGCGCCAGCGCTTCGAACGTTTTCTGGAACAGAAGAACGTGGCCACCGAAGCGCTCGGGGCGCTCGAAGCAAGGACCGGTGTAGAGAAGCGGTATCTCGCCGCGG GAGCCCTCACCCTTCTCGGCCTGTATCTTCTGTTCGGCTACGGGGCCTCTCTACTGTGCAATGTCATCGGATTTGTATACCCCGCATATGCTTC AGTCAAAGCTATCGAGAGCCCAAGCAAGGAAGACGACACTGTGTGGCTAACCTACTGGGTGGTGTACGCCCTGTTCGGTCTGGTCGAATTCTTCAGCGATCTACTCCTGTTCTGGTTCCCTTTCTACTACGCGGGCAAG TGCGCCTTCCTGTTATTTTGCATGACGCCCGGACCCTGGAACGGGGCATTACTTCTGTACCATCGCGTCATAAGACCACTCTTTCTAAAGCACCACATGGCTCTAGACAGCGCCGCGAGCCAGCTAAGCGGAAGAGCATTGGACCTAGCAGCTGGGATAACCCGGGACG ccaaGTCAAGTCAGACCCCAGTCCTGAACCACAAGTGA
- the Reep6 gene encoding receptor expression-enhancing protein 6 isoform X2: MDGLRQRFERFLEQKNVATEALGALEARTGVEKRYLAAGALTLLGLYLLFGYGASLLCNVIGFVYPAYASVKAIESPSKEDDTVWLTYWVVYALFGLVEFFSDLLLFWFPFYYAGKCAFLLFCMTPGPWNGALLLYHRVIRPLFLKHHMALDSAASQLSGRALDLAAGITRDVLQALARGRALVTPASTSEPPAALEPDPKSSQTPVLNHK; the protein is encoded by the exons ATGGACGGTCTGCGCCAGCGCTTCGAACGTTTTCTGGAACAGAAGAACGTGGCCACCGAAGCGCTCGGGGCGCTCGAAGCAAGGACCGGTGTAGAGAAGCGGTATCTCGCCGCGG GAGCCCTCACCCTTCTCGGCCTGTATCTTCTGTTCGGCTACGGGGCCTCTCTACTGTGCAATGTCATCGGATTTGTATACCCCGCATATGCTTC AGTCAAAGCTATCGAGAGCCCAAGCAAGGAAGACGACACTGTGTGGCTAACCTACTGGGTGGTGTACGCCCTGTTCGGTCTGGTCGAATTCTTCAGCGATCTACTCCTGTTCTGGTTCCCTTTCTACTACGCGGGCAAG TGCGCCTTCCTGTTATTTTGCATGACGCCCGGACCCTGGAACGGGGCATTACTTCTGTACCATCGCGTCATAAGACCACTCTTTCTAAAGCACCACATGGCTCTAGACAGCGCCGCGAGCCAGCTAAGCGGAAGAGCATTGGACCTAGCAGCTGGGATAACCCGGGACG TACTTCAGGCCTTGGCTCGGGGCCGGGCTCTCGTCACCCCAGCATCAACATCGGAACCCCCAGCCGCTCTGGAACCGGACC ccaaGTCAAGTCAGACCCCAGTCCTGAACCACAAGTGA